The Litchfieldia alkalitelluris genome has a window encoding:
- a CDS encoding carbohydrate ABC transporter permease produces the protein MNKKNSKWMVNLVLALICLIWLIPTAGLFISSFRPASDILDTGWWTVFPHRAWVTEDQLSLDPDTDLSAPIKVNGQTYTNDQLTEGVVVDNTRLIWRNRRARLLDVQTKQWNSNANFTLENYQAVLGGKEYIITMPDGTTRTEKGSNLSRSFLNTLTVSIPATIIPLLIATFAAYAFAWLNFIGRKSIFVIVIALLVVPLQVALIPILKDYTSLGLNGTFLGIWLAHATFGLPLTTYFLFNYISQLPKDIFESAFIDGASNFTIFTKLILPLSVPALASIGIFQFLWVWNDYLVALVFLGGQPDVQVLSMRIADMVGSRGNDWHLLTSAAFVSMIMPLSVFFLLQRFFVRGLLGGSVKG, from the coding sequence ATGAATAAAAAGAATTCAAAGTGGATGGTTAACTTAGTTCTAGCGCTTATTTGTTTAATATGGCTAATTCCAACTGCCGGCCTTTTTATCTCCTCATTCCGACCAGCTAGTGACATATTGGATACCGGGTGGTGGACGGTCTTTCCACATCGTGCTTGGGTAACAGAAGATCAGTTATCATTAGATCCAGATACTGATTTAAGTGCACCAATCAAGGTAAATGGACAGACATATACAAATGACCAATTAACCGAAGGTGTAGTGGTTGACAATACACGATTAATTTGGCGGAATAGACGTGCAAGGTTGCTTGATGTTCAGACAAAACAATGGAATTCAAACGCGAATTTCACATTGGAGAACTATCAAGCGGTTTTAGGTGGTAAAGAGTATATTATTACAATGCCTGATGGTACCACCAGAACAGAGAAGGGAAGCAATTTATCCCGATCGTTTTTAAATACATTAACTGTTTCAATTCCGGCAACAATTATTCCATTGTTGATTGCTACGTTTGCTGCATATGCATTTGCTTGGTTAAATTTCATTGGTCGGAAAAGTATTTTTGTTATCGTAATTGCCTTACTTGTTGTTCCTTTACAAGTGGCTTTAATTCCAATACTTAAGGATTACACTTCGCTTGGATTAAATGGTACTTTTTTAGGGATATGGTTAGCACATGCAACCTTTGGTTTACCTTTAACAACTTATTTTTTATTTAATTATATCAGTCAATTACCTAAGGATATTTTTGAATCAGCCTTTATTGATGGGGCGAGTAACTTTACGATTTTCACAAAATTGATTTTACCACTTTCCGTTCCTGCATTAGCGTCGATTGGTATTTTTCAATTTCTATGGGTTTGGAATGATTATCTAGTTGCACTTGTTTTCCTTGGTGGTCAACCAGACGTACAAGTATTATCAATGAGAATAGCAGATATGGTTGGATCTAGAGGAAATGATTGGCATTTACTAACCTCTGCTGCCTTCGTTTCAATGATTATGCCTTTATCTGTGTTCTTCTTACTACAACGTTTCTTTGTTAGAGGTTTATTAGGAGGATCGGTGAAAGGATAA